A section of the Deinococcus cellulosilyticus NBRC 106333 = KACC 11606 genome encodes:
- the coaE gene encoding dephospho-CoA kinase (Dephospho-CoA kinase (CoaE) performs the final step in coenzyme A biosynthesis.) translates to MKRIGLTGSIGSGKSTVARMLMARGIPVLDADQVAREVSSSPEVLALIAEAFGPQYVTPEGMNRPKVAELVFQKPDARQILNGIIHPRVRSRMQELETQLNADLVVQDIPLLFEGGLDTMMDATIVVDAPLEQRIERVMVRDGLTREQILARDRTQMPSEEKRKRATFVVMNEGSLDMLEMQVNYILDELLAPES, encoded by the coding sequence ATGAAGAGAATCGGTCTGACGGGCAGCATTGGCAGCGGAAAGAGCACTGTGGCGCGCATGCTCATGGCCCGTGGCATTCCCGTGCTGGACGCCGATCAGGTGGCCCGTGAGGTGTCCTCCTCCCCTGAAGTCCTGGCCCTCATTGCAGAGGCTTTCGGACCACAGTATGTGACCCCTGAAGGCATGAACCGCCCGAAGGTGGCTGAACTGGTGTTCCAGAAACCCGATGCCAGACAGATCCTGAACGGCATCATCCACCCGAGGGTGCGTTCCCGCATGCAGGAGCTCGAAACGCAACTGAATGCCGATCTGGTGGTTCAGGACATTCCCCTTCTGTTCGAAGGGGGTCTGGACACCATGATGGACGCCACCATCGTGGTGGACGCCCCTCTGGAACAGCGCATTGAACGGGTGATGGTCCGCGATGGCCTGACCCGTGAACAGATCCTGGCCCGGGACAGAACCCAGATGCCCAGCGAGGAGAAGCGCAAACGGGCCACGTTTGTGGTCATGAATGAGGGCTCACTGGACATGCTGGAAATGCAGGTCAATTACATTCTGGATGAGTTGCTCGCCCCCGAATCCTGA
- a CDS encoding TfoX/Sxy family protein has translation MRNLGPKTLSWLKQAGIQTEQDIRSVGVIEVFLQLKDMGFRPSLNALWALEGACEGIDWRDIPSERKLELKEELQRQLSSHEP, from the coding sequence ATGCGCAATCTGGGACCAAAAACCCTTTCATGGCTGAAACAGGCTGGAATTCAAACGGAACAGGACATCCGCAGTGTGGGTGTGATCGAGGTTTTTCTGCAGCTGAAAGACATGGGATTTCGGCCCTCCCTCAACGCCCTGTGGGCACTGGAAGGGGCATGTGAGGGCATCGACTGGAGGGACATCCCTTCAGAACGAAAGCTTGAGCTGAAAGAAGAACTGCAAAGACAACTCAGCTCACACGAACCTTGA
- a CDS encoding tetratricopeptide repeat protein has product MLISFALLLVSPALASDLACGNAIKSQDVQLTLQKCSTIKFNPGIEAVVRMVKTLPAPATYAEAFQAYVKVAESGNLQAKTDLYSLYTYGIGTTPDQNTGLVHLKQAADAGFPEAQVRLGEHHNVGSTPDYDLQKAFALYQKAADQGNFYAMSKLARGYNYGFIGEAANPEKAKQLWIKIAEGNDPIAIYEAAEAAWRGNFNGTSGIAVAAPFYEKSANLGYGEAADRLATRYLVEGQTAKALFWYEKAASLGNPSGIASVAYLISDSDAKVKKDLPRAFKLYQELALEGDRDSQFSLAEFYEKGKGTGKDLKQALFWYKKAADQGSEEAQDALKRLQ; this is encoded by the coding sequence ATGCTCATCTCATTTGCCCTTCTTTTGGTCAGCCCTGCACTGGCATCTGATCTGGCCTGTGGCAACGCCATCAAATCACAGGATGTCCAGCTGACCCTGCAGAAATGCTCAACCATCAAATTCAATCCAGGCATTGAAGCTGTGGTCAGGATGGTAAAAACCCTGCCTGCACCAGCAACTTATGCAGAAGCTTTTCAGGCCTATGTGAAGGTTGCCGAAAGCGGAAATCTTCAGGCCAAAACCGATCTCTACAGTCTGTACACCTACGGAATTGGCACAACTCCAGATCAAAACACGGGTCTGGTACACCTGAAGCAGGCCGCTGACGCTGGTTTTCCTGAGGCTCAGGTCCGGTTGGGAGAACACCACAATGTGGGCAGCACACCAGATTACGACCTGCAAAAGGCTTTTGCCCTTTATCAGAAAGCTGCAGATCAGGGCAATTTCTACGCCATGTCGAAGCTGGCCAGAGGTTATAACTATGGCTTCATTGGAGAGGCGGCAAACCCAGAAAAAGCCAAACAACTGTGGATCAAAATTGCTGAAGGCAATGATCCCATCGCCATTTATGAGGCTGCAGAAGCTGCATGGCGTGGGAACTTCAATGGCACTTCGGGCATTGCTGTGGCTGCACCCTTCTACGAAAAATCTGCAAATCTGGGGTATGGTGAAGCAGCAGACAGACTGGCCACTCGGTATTTGGTGGAAGGTCAGACTGCAAAAGCCCTTTTCTGGTATGAGAAAGCAGCATCCCTGGGCAATCCAAGCGGCATTGCTTCTGTGGCATATCTGATTTCTGATTCAGATGCAAAGGTCAAAAAAGACCTCCCCAGAGCTTTTAAGCTCTATCAGGAACTGGCACTTGAAGGAGACAGGGACTCCCAGTTTTCCCTTGCTGAATTTTATGAAAAAGGCAAGGGGACAGGAAAAGACCTGAAACAGGCCCTCTTCTGGTACAAAAAAGCTGCAGATCAGGGATCTGAAGAAGCCCAGGATGCCCTGAAACGGCTGCAGTAA
- the accC gene encoding acetyl-CoA carboxylase biotin carboxylase subunit — translation MDQPPFKKILIANRGEIALRVIRTCKEMGIKTVVVYSQPDEGSLPVLLADESVCVGPAASKDSYLNIPNILSAALITGAEAIHPGYGFMAENPDFAEMCRDHGIVFIGPTPESMRALGSKAGGREIAASSGVPTVPGTGVLETVDEALLAAKQIGYPVLLKASAGGGGRGQKVVRTQEELQSLFNQAQEEARLYFGDEAIIMEKFLEEFRHVEVQVLGDGQGNVIHIGERDCSIQRRNQKLIEEAPSTLPDSLRQEILAAGVRLAKYVNYAGAGTLEFIVDTNGHYYFMEMNTRIQVEHCVSEMISQLDFIKEMILVAAGNPLRIKQEEVKLYGHAIECRVNAEDPSKDFRPSAGKITNLHVAGGPGVRFDSHAYAGYQIPPHYDSLVGKLIVWAPTRQEAISRMKRALEETIVDGVKTTIPLYIKIMDNPYYKRGAVLTNFLKTRME, via the coding sequence ATGGATCAACCTCCCTTCAAGAAAATCCTGATTGCCAACCGGGGTGAGATTGCCCTGCGGGTCATCCGCACCTGCAAAGAGATGGGCATCAAAACGGTGGTCGTCTACAGCCAGCCCGACGAGGGCAGCCTTCCTGTTTTGCTTGCAGATGAGTCTGTCTGCGTGGGGCCTGCCGCCAGCAAGGACAGTTACCTCAACATTCCCAACATCCTTTCTGCCGCCCTGATCACCGGGGCCGAGGCCATCCACCCCGGTTACGGTTTCATGGCCGAAAACCCCGATTTTGCCGAGATGTGCCGGGATCACGGTATTGTCTTCATTGGCCCCACTCCTGAAAGCATGCGTGCACTGGGCTCCAAAGCAGGTGGCCGTGAAATTGCCGCCAGCAGTGGGGTGCCCACTGTGCCCGGAACAGGCGTGCTGGAAACCGTCGATGAAGCCCTGCTTGCGGCCAAACAGATTGGTTACCCTGTGCTGCTCAAAGCCAGTGCAGGGGGTGGCGGGCGCGGTCAGAAAGTCGTGCGCACCCAGGAAGAACTGCAGAGCCTTTTCAACCAGGCCCAGGAAGAAGCCCGCCTGTACTTCGGGGATGAAGCCATCATCATGGAAAAATTCCTCGAAGAGTTCCGTCACGTCGAGGTGCAGGTGCTCGGAGACGGACAGGGCAACGTCATCCACATCGGGGAACGGGACTGCTCCATCCAGCGCCGCAACCAGAAGCTGATCGAGGAAGCCCCCTCGACCCTGCCTGACTCCCTGCGTCAGGAAATTCTGGCTGCAGGTGTGCGTCTGGCCAAATACGTGAACTACGCTGGTGCAGGCACCCTGGAGTTCATTGTGGACACCAATGGCCACTACTACTTCATGGAGATGAACACCCGCATTCAGGTGGAGCACTGCGTCTCCGAGATGATCTCCCAGCTGGATTTCATCAAGGAAATGATCCTGGTGGCTGCAGGCAACCCTCTGCGCATCAAACAGGAGGAGGTCAAACTGTACGGTCACGCCATCGAGTGCCGCGTGAATGCAGAAGACCCTTCCAAGGATTTCCGTCCGAGTGCAGGCAAGATCACCAACCTGCATGTGGCAGGGGGTCCTGGTGTGCGTTTTGATTCACACGCTTACGCCGGTTACCAGATTCCTCCCCATTACGACAGCCTGGTCGGCAAACTGATCGTGTGGGCACCCACCCGCCAGGAAGCCATTTCCCGCATGAAACGCGCCCTGGAAGAAACCATTGTGGATGGGGTCAAAACCACCATCCCCCTGTACATCAAGATCATGGACAACCCGTACTACAAACGCGGGGCGGTCCTGACCAACTTCCTGAAAACCCGAATGGAGTAA
- the accB gene encoding acetyl-CoA carboxylase biotin carboxyl carrier protein yields the protein MDPRDLKKILDALSDAEFSEFSLKTSEYEISIKRGAEQVFVQAPQPVLAAPQPVVVSQAAPQAQPAAQPAAQTQVAAEPTPTAQPAAQPAEDTSKLVPVKAPIVGTFYTASSPDAAPYVQVGDRVQLGQVLCIVEAMKLMNEIESEVAGIVRKILVNNAQPVEYGQDLFLIEPA from the coding sequence ATGGACCCCCGAGATCTCAAGAAAATTCTGGATGCTCTTTCGGACGCTGAATTCTCCGAGTTCAGCCTGAAGACCAGTGAGTACGAGATTTCGATCAAACGCGGAGCCGAACAGGTCTTCGTGCAGGCCCCTCAACCTGTGTTGGCCGCTCCCCAGCCTGTGGTGGTCAGTCAGGCTGCACCCCAGGCCCAGCCTGCAGCTCAACCTGCTGCACAAACTCAGGTTGCTGCAGAACCCACCCCCACTGCTCAGCCTGCCGCACAACCTGCAGAGGACACCAGCAAACTGGTTCCTGTGAAGGCCCCCATCGTGGGCACCTTCTACACCGCCTCCTCCCCCGACGCAGCTCCTTACGTTCAGGTGGGAGACCGGGTGCAGCTCGGTCAGGTGCTGTGCATTGTAGAAGCCATGAAACTGATGAACGAGATCGAATCAGAAGTGGCAGGCATCGTGCGCAAGATCCTGGTCAACAACGCCCAGCCTGTCGAGTACGGTCAGGATTTGTTCCTGATCGAACCTGCCTGA
- the efp gene encoding elongation factor P — MISVTELRNGTKVEMDGQLWECLDYSHLKMGRGGAKVVTKFRNMETGSIVDRTFNSGEKLQDIFVESRSMQFLYQDGDDYLFMDMETFDQVSLPVVLAGDQSKFLVENMQVDVQMYKEKPLKIELPNQVVLEVVETDPGVRGDTVSGGTKPAKLSSGATIQVPLFVETGNKLKVDTRDGGKYLGRA; from the coding sequence ATGATCAGCGTAACGGAATTGCGGAACGGCACAAAAGTCGAGATGGACGGTCAGCTCTGGGAATGCCTGGACTACTCTCACCTGAAAATGGGTCGCGGTGGCGCGAAAGTGGTCACCAAGTTCCGCAACATGGAGACCGGTTCCATCGTGGACCGCACCTTCAACAGCGGTGAAAAACTGCAGGACATCTTCGTGGAGAGCCGCAGCATGCAGTTCCTGTACCAGGACGGCGACGACTACCTCTTCATGGACATGGAGACCTTTGATCAGGTCAGCCTGCCCGTGGTCCTCGCTGGCGACCAGAGCAAATTCCTGGTGGAAAACATGCAGGTGGACGTCCAGATGTACAAGGAAAAGCCCCTGAAGATCGAACTCCCCAACCAGGTGGTTCTGGAAGTTGTGGAAACCGATCCTGGCGTGCGTGGTGACACCGTGTCCGGCGGCACCAAACCCGCCAAACTGAGCAGTGGTGCCACCATTCAGGTCCCCCTGTTCGTGGAAACCGGCAACAAACTGAAAGTCGACACCCGAGACGGCGGCAAGTACCTGGGACGGGCATAA
- a CDS encoding DUF3592 domain-containing protein: protein MTMERTIMTIFAVLGTLFLLGTSWSIGLQWRFLQSSETAIGQVVDLERSRSDDGYVFYPYIRYTTKEGQTLTFRNPVGSNPHPQIGDRVQVRYDPRRPSGATLSGFFDLWLVPFVMGILGICFAGVGYWGLFRFSGKPRFRR, encoded by the coding sequence ATGACCATGGAACGCACCATCATGACCATTTTTGCGGTACTGGGCACCCTGTTTTTGCTGGGCACCTCCTGGAGCATCGGATTGCAGTGGCGTTTTCTGCAGAGCAGTGAGACAGCCATCGGGCAGGTGGTGGATCTGGAACGCAGCCGCAGCGATGATGGCTACGTTTTTTATCCGTACATCCGTTACACCACAAAAGAGGGACAAACCCTCACCTTCCGGAACCCGGTGGGCTCAAACCCCCACCCGCAAATTGGAGACCGGGTGCAGGTGCGCTATGATCCACGCCGCCCTTCCGGGGCCACCCTCTCTGGATTCTTTGATCTGTGGCTCGTTCCATTTGTGATGGGCATTCTGGGGATCTGCTTTGCAGGAGTGGGGTACTGGGGACTCTTCAGGTTTTCCGGCAAGCCACGTTTCAGACGCTAA
- a CDS encoding quinate 5-dehydrogenase, with amino-acid sequence MTLSSALPAGWSPAPAGYKHVVSVSIGSSKRNAREELSVLGQKLILERIGTDGDMEKAAQLFRDLDGKVDAFGLGGTDLYIIAGDRKYSFRDIVKLCSNAKITPILDGSGLKHTLEREAIRQLDRHIHWNGTRTLMVAAVDRFGMAEELAKSGADVLYGDIIFSLGMPVPIRTIGGLRRVAHTLLPVLTLLPFKWFYPTGDKQDKEVKGTGSNYYAWADVIAGDFLYIRRYAPKDLKGKTILTNTTTQADLEWAKAAGVKELITTTPRIGGRSFGTNVMEAFFVALSGKKQALTEAEYLEYIQKIGFKPEINALNP; translated from the coding sequence ATGACTTTAAGCAGTGCACTTCCTGCGGGCTGGAGTCCCGCTCCCGCAGGGTACAAACATGTGGTCAGCGTGTCGATCGGGTCCAGCAAACGCAACGCGCGCGAAGAACTCTCGGTGCTGGGCCAGAAACTCATTCTGGAACGCATCGGCACCGATGGGGACATGGAGAAGGCCGCCCAGCTCTTCCGTGATCTCGATGGCAAGGTGGATGCCTTTGGCCTCGGGGGCACCGACCTGTACATCATCGCTGGAGACAGGAAATATTCCTTCCGGGACATCGTAAAACTGTGCTCAAATGCCAAAATCACCCCCATTCTGGATGGCAGCGGACTGAAACACACCCTGGAACGGGAGGCCATCCGCCAGCTGGACCGCCACATCCACTGGAACGGCACCCGCACCCTGATGGTGGCTGCTGTAGACCGTTTCGGCATGGCCGAAGAACTGGCGAAATCCGGTGCAGATGTGCTGTATGGAGACATCATCTTCAGCCTGGGCATGCCCGTCCCGATTCGCACCATTGGAGGTTTGCGCCGGGTGGCCCACACCCTGCTCCCCGTGCTGACCCTGCTGCCCTTCAAGTGGTTTTATCCCACCGGGGACAAACAGGACAAAGAGGTGAAAGGGACAGGCAGCAATTATTACGCCTGGGCAGATGTGATCGCCGGAGATTTCCTCTACATCCGCCGTTACGCTCCGAAAGACCTGAAGGGCAAAACCATCCTCACCAACACCACCACCCAGGCAGACCTGGAGTGGGCAAAAGCCGCTGGAGTCAAGGAACTGATCACCACCACCCCCAGAATTGGTGGCAGGTCCTTCGGAACCAACGTGATGGAAGCTTTCTTTGTGGCCCTCAGTGGGAAAAAGCAGGCCCTCACAGAGGCAGAGTATCTGGAGTACATTCAAAAAATTGGATTCAAGCCAGAGATCAATGCGCTGAATCCATAA
- a CDS encoding ADP-ribosylglycohydrolase family protein — protein sequence MQERIHGMLLGMAVGDALGLPYEHLPRQHAARLGHPDRMRLWLGHGMVSDDTEHALLTLEALLRSGGDVDLFQKHLARNLIQWGHLLPISAGKATLVAVSRLFVGIPPERSGVMSAGNGPLMRSLPLGLMITEPEKLRQMVRVCTRITHLDPRAERGTLVLALAARFILEHRVLQITPFLEELFNWIPEEEDPELWDLLGLLDSSLENQQSTRDFALELGLESGVSAYVYHTLPVVLHAWFSSPSNFEEAVTRVIELGGDTDTMAALVGGLVGIRVSNDGIPLEWAAQLWEPARGLAYLEKVAYSLAVNRVQDHPRASVLLSGTRQVVFHASVMGHVLRRLWWQLALKTSSSA from the coding sequence ATGCAGGAACGGATTCACGGCATGCTGCTGGGAATGGCCGTGGGCGATGCGCTTGGTCTTCCCTATGAACACCTTCCCAGACAGCATGCAGCCAGACTCGGGCATCCTGACCGGATGCGGCTGTGGCTGGGCCATGGCATGGTTTCCGATGACACCGAACACGCACTCCTCACCCTGGAAGCCCTGCTCAGGTCTGGCGGAGATGTGGATCTTTTTCAGAAGCATCTGGCCCGCAACCTGATCCAGTGGGGCCACCTGCTGCCCATCAGTGCTGGAAAAGCCACCCTGGTTGCCGTGTCCCGTCTGTTTGTGGGCATCCCTCCAGAACGCAGTGGGGTGATGTCTGCGGGCAATGGTCCCCTGATGCGCAGCCTGCCTCTGGGCCTGATGATCACCGAGCCAGAAAAACTCCGGCAGATGGTGCGGGTCTGCACACGCATCACCCATCTGGACCCCCGTGCCGAGCGGGGCACCCTGGTGCTGGCCCTGGCAGCCCGTTTCATTCTGGAACACAGGGTTTTGCAGATCACCCCTTTTCTGGAGGAGCTCTTCAACTGGATTCCCGAAGAGGAGGACCCTGAACTCTGGGACTTGCTTGGTCTCCTGGACAGCAGCCTGGAAAACCAGCAGAGCACCCGTGATTTCGCTCTGGAACTGGGTCTGGAAAGCGGAGTGAGTGCTTATGTTTATCACACCCTGCCTGTGGTGCTGCATGCCTGGTTCTCCTCTCCGAGCAACTTCGAAGAGGCGGTCACCCGGGTGATTGAACTGGGCGGAGACACCGACACCATGGCCGCCCTGGTGGGGGGTCTGGTCGGCATCCGGGTCAGCAATGATGGCATTCCCCTGGAGTGGGCAGCGCAGTTGTGGGAGCCCGCCAGGGGTCTGGCCTACCTTGAAAAAGTGGCGTACAGCCTGGCGGTCAACCGTGTACAGGACCACCCCAGAGCGTCTGTGCTGCTGTCTGGCACCCGTCAGGTGGTGTTTCACGCCAGTGTGATGGGCCATGTGCTGCGTCGCCTGTGGTGGCAGCTTGCCTTGAAGACTTCATCTTCCGCTTGA
- a CDS encoding metallophosphoesterase family protein: protein MRIAAISDIHSNLMALQAVWEDLQQHHPDVVVCLGDHLWGSLDPREVADFLMAHQVVCIAGNQDRSILEPSAAEATGADYTRIHAELQKHHLEWLREMPATLLLEDVLLCHGTPTSDTTYLLETVTEHGVRLASEKEILQRLGISSAPLVLCGHSHISRTVQAGNSLVVNPGSVGMPAYDDDVPFFHVMESGSPHARYALLTQTGEHWKVSQQQVVYDWSRAAQQAAERGRPDRARWISSGRT, encoded by the coding sequence ATGAGGATCGCCGCGATTTCGGACATTCACAGCAACTTGATGGCCTTGCAAGCCGTCTGGGAAGATCTGCAACAGCACCATCCCGATGTGGTGGTCTGTCTGGGGGATCACCTGTGGGGCTCACTTGATCCGCGGGAGGTGGCTGATTTTTTGATGGCGCATCAGGTGGTCTGCATCGCTGGCAACCAGGACCGCAGCATCCTTGAGCCCAGTGCTGCTGAAGCGACCGGTGCGGATTACACCCGCATCCATGCTGAGTTGCAGAAGCATCACCTGGAGTGGCTGAGAGAGATGCCTGCCACCTTGCTTCTGGAAGATGTGTTGCTCTGTCATGGGACACCCACTTCGGACACCACGTACCTGCTGGAAACCGTGACTGAGCATGGGGTGCGTCTGGCTTCTGAAAAGGAGATTCTGCAACGCCTTGGGATATCCAGTGCACCTCTGGTGCTGTGTGGGCACTCCCACATCTCCCGGACCGTTCAGGCTGGAAACTCGCTGGTGGTCAATCCGGGCAGTGTGGGCATGCCAGCCTATGACGATGATGTGCCCTTTTTCCATGTGATGGAATCAGGCAGCCCTCATGCCCGTTATGCCCTGCTGACCCAGACAGGTGAACACTGGAAAGTCTCGCAACAACAGGTGGTCTATGACTGGAGCCGTGCTGCACAGCAAGCTGCTGAGAGAGGCCGTCCTGATCGTGCCCGCTGGATCAGCTCAGGACGGACATGA
- a CDS encoding Cof-type HAD-IIB family hydrolase — protein MLLAFDLDGTIVTRKYELPAQTREAIDYARSKGHQVTVITGRTDRSSRPYLTALDVPSHFGSCQGSRVHGVGEEMLHEVYIGAEEVLKTLSLLKRHRSAKFFMTSPTHMFLKDPEDPFFSWSKDEGHTVQTLEELTPETVNKIVIYGKDLSKLSAKIHAEVHGQFYPWDHTVLEVLPHGSSKGHALSLLAEHHGYGPEDVIAFGDGVNDISMFEWAGTGIAVGFAGEHLRSLAKEHVPEPEKLGVVQWIYANL, from the coding sequence ATGTTGCTTGCCTTTGATCTGGATGGCACCATTGTCACCCGAAAATACGAATTGCCTGCCCAAACCCGAGAAGCCATCGATTACGCCCGCAGCAAGGGACACCAGGTCACAGTGATCACCGGGAGGACGGACCGCAGTTCCAGGCCTTACCTGACTGCGCTGGATGTTCCCTCTCACTTTGGAAGCTGTCAGGGATCAAGGGTGCACGGGGTTGGGGAGGAAATGCTCCATGAGGTGTACATCGGGGCGGAAGAGGTTTTAAAGACCCTGAGCCTGCTGAAACGCCACCGTTCTGCGAAGTTTTTCATGACCAGTCCGACCCACATGTTCCTGAAAGATCCTGAAGATCCTTTTTTCAGCTGGTCAAAAGACGAGGGGCACACGGTGCAGACCCTGGAGGAGCTCACTCCAGAGACGGTCAACAAGATTGTGATTTATGGGAAGGACCTCTCAAAACTCTCTGCAAAAATCCATGCGGAGGTGCACGGGCAGTTTTATCCCTGGGACCACACCGTGCTTGAAGTGCTCCCTCATGGCAGTTCCAAAGGGCATGCCCTGTCCTTGCTGGCAGAACACCATGGGTATGGGCCTGAAGATGTGATTGCCTTCGGGGATGGGGTGAATGACATCAGCATGTTCGAGTGGGCCGGGACAGGGATTGCTGTGGGTTTTGCTGGTGAACACCTGAGGTCCCTGGCAAAAGAGCATGTTCCTGAGCCTGAGAAGCTCGGGGTGGTCCAGTGGATTTACGCCAACCTGTGA
- a CDS encoding MerR family transcriptional regulator, with protein sequence MNGTRTDLLTISAFARMTRLSQKALRLYDSMGLLPPVHVDPQSGYRYYHAEQFQDAHLIGLLRQLEMPLNRIFEVLQASEDARAALVRSYWREVEQDVQQKKELVQYLSDVLEKKENHMFEIQTRTVAAAKIITIQRRVFASELPAFIDESFGRLQKHLEASGAPFAGAPFVIYHGAVNHDSDGPVEVCIPFTGPVEPLEGMNIRIEPEHPEAYTSITKAQCVFPEILKAYDAVALWLRGQGKMCSHLSSREVYFENWDTAGPDDLVCDIAYPY encoded by the coding sequence ATGAACGGGACCCGCACAGACCTCCTGACCATCAGTGCCTTTGCCCGCATGACCCGCCTGTCCCAGAAAGCCCTCAGGCTTTACGACTCAATGGGGCTCTTGCCTCCGGTGCATGTTGATCCGCAGAGTGGTTACCGCTATTACCATGCGGAGCAGTTTCAGGACGCCCACCTGATTGGCCTCCTGAGGCAACTGGAGATGCCCCTGAACCGCATCTTTGAGGTGCTGCAGGCCTCTGAAGATGCAAGGGCGGCCCTGGTGCGGAGTTACTGGCGTGAAGTGGAACAGGATGTGCAGCAGAAAAAAGAGCTCGTTCAGTACCTCTCGGATGTCCTGGAGAAGAAGGAGAATCACATGTTTGAGATTCAGACCCGCACGGTTGCTGCGGCCAAGATCATCACCATCCAGCGGCGTGTTTTTGCCAGTGAACTTCCTGCTTTCATCGATGAAAGCTTTGGGAGGCTGCAAAAGCACCTCGAGGCCTCTGGTGCTCCTTTTGCTGGAGCTCCTTTTGTGATCTATCACGGAGCTGTGAACCACGATTCGGACGGTCCTGTGGAGGTGTGCATTCCCTTCACAGGGCCTGTGGAACCTTTGGAGGGCATGAACATCCGCATTGAACCCGAACATCCCGAGGCCTACACCTCCATCACAAAGGCCCAGTGTGTGTTCCCGGAGATCCTCAAGGCTTACGACGCTGTGGCCCTCTGGCTCAGGGGGCAGGGCAAGATGTGCAGCCACCTGTCTTCCAGAGAGGTGTATTTCGAGAACTGGGACACTGCAGGGCCAGATGATCTGGTCTGTGACATTGCGTACCCGTATTGA
- a CDS encoding aminotransferase-like domain-containing protein has product MSKSSLDRILNALKDDIQNRQAGEKLPTVRDLMEQFQASPITINKALKALALEGKIVTKTGSGTFVADPVQRRETKPTAWQEITLGSRYHPGDNLREFMANVPSGCIPLQSGYLDPELQAVEALQTSLKAVMRKPTVWGWAPTEGIEELRAWFAHEAGGYVRAADVQIVSGGQAALSTIFSALTEPGQNVLVESPTYLGALAIMRSNKVNPIPVPSDAQGVIPEFLESAFQKSGAKVFYTQPRHANPSGATLSPYRRKRVLEIAEKYQAFIVEDDYLHGLTFEGTPPPPLVSENENHVVYLRSLTKSVAPSMRVGAVIAKGAARARIHSMSVVDGLFVSRLLQEAALHLLTSPAWPKHLKKLHQELKYRRNIALQELRHIPGLTPYTNPTGGVHMWLRLPEGIRAEEFTRAAERNGVIVVCGNVYFPAEPNGDFIRMSFGSVDPQTLKDGIHRLREVLENWD; this is encoded by the coding sequence ATGTCAAAGTCCAGTCTAGATCGAATCCTGAACGCACTCAAAGATGATATCCAGAACCGTCAGGCTGGCGAGAAACTCCCCACCGTGCGGGACCTGATGGAGCAGTTTCAGGCCAGCCCCATCACCATCAACAAGGCGCTCAAAGCCCTGGCGCTTGAAGGAAAAATTGTCACCAAGACTGGCAGCGGGACTTTCGTTGCAGATCCGGTGCAGCGCAGGGAAACCAAACCCACCGCATGGCAGGAAATCACCCTGGGCAGCCGCTACCACCCCGGAGACAACCTGCGGGAATTCATGGCCAATGTTCCCAGCGGCTGCATCCCCCTGCAATCAGGCTATCTTGACCCTGAGCTGCAGGCTGTGGAAGCATTGCAGACCAGTCTCAAAGCTGTGATGCGCAAACCCACCGTGTGGGGCTGGGCCCCCACGGAGGGAATTGAGGAACTGCGGGCCTGGTTTGCCCACGAGGCAGGCGGGTACGTGCGGGCCGCAGACGTGCAGATTGTCTCCGGCGGGCAGGCGGCCCTGTCCACCATCTTCAGTGCCCTCACCGAACCTGGACAGAACGTGCTGGTGGAATCCCCCACCTACCTGGGTGCCCTCGCCATCATGCGGTCCAACAAAGTGAACCCCATCCCTGTCCCCAGTGACGCGCAGGGGGTGATTCCCGAATTTCTGGAGTCTGCATTCCAGAAGTCCGGGGCCAAGGTGTTCTACACCCAGCCCAGGCACGCCAACCCCAGTGGAGCCACCCTCAGCCCGTACCGCAGAAAACGGGTGCTGGAAATCGCTGAGAAATACCAGGCGTTCATTGTGGAGGACGATTACTTGCATGGTCTGACGTTTGAGGGCACCCCTCCCCCACCCCTGGTCAGTGAAAACGAAAACCACGTGGTGTACCTGAGGTCCCTCACCAAGAGTGTGGCCCCCAGCATGCGTGTGGGCGCGGTGATTGCCAAAGGAGCAGCCAGAGCCAGAATCCACTCCATGAGCGTGGTGGATGGGCTGTTTGTCAGCCGATTGCTGCAGGAAGCTGCCCTGCACCTTCTCACCAGCCCTGCATGGCCCAAACACCTGAAAAAGCTTCATCAGGAACTCAAATACCGCCGCAACATCGCCCTGCAGGAGCTCCGGCACATCCCTGGCCTCACCCCCTACACCAACCCCACCGGAGGGGTGCACATGTGGCTCCGGCTTCCCGAGGGCATCAGGGCAGAAGAATTCACCCGCGCTGCAGAACGCAACGGGGTGATTGTGGTGTGCGGAAACGTGTACTTCCCGGCAGAGCCCAATGGGGACTTCATCCGCATGAGTTTCGGCTCCGTTGACCCCCAGACCCTGAAAGACGGCATCCACAGGCTCCGGGAAGTGCTGGAAAACTGGGATTGA